Part of the Stackebrandtia endophytica genome is shown below.
TCGTTCTCGACCTGGAGGCGGTCGTCGAGAACTCCGGATTGAGTGGGCCGCAGGGCTTCTTCAGCTACGAGGTCGGTTCCGGGTTCGAACTGCCGGCAAACGGTCCGGTCACCCTGCCGTTCCGGTTGAGTCTGCCGTGGGAGACCCCCATCAGTGGTATCGCCGGGGAACCGTTGCCGGGCATTCGATTGGGTGTGGCCACCGAGCTCGCACTGGAGCACGCCCTCGACAAGGGCGACCTCGATCCGCTGACCGTCGAGCCGCCGCCGGCGCAGACCGCGGCGCTCAAAGCCGTTGACAGTCTGGGTTTCGCGTTCCACAAGGCGACCATCGTGCCCGGCGCGCTGCCGCAGTCGGCGTTGCCGTTTCGTCAGAAGTTCGAGTACTGGCCGACCGGTGAGTTCGCGCAGGCGTTCCGGGTGTTGCGGGTCTCGTTCTACTGTGACGACGGCGGTGCCGAGGTCTACCTCGAGGTCGACAAGTACGAAGGTGACACCAGCACCGGTGGCAGGGCGGGCAGCCACATCCACATGAGCCACGACGAGGGCGACGTGATCGAAGCACTGCGCGCCGAGCTGCGGATGCTCGCCAGTCGACCCGGCATGTTCGGCTGAAATACCGGACCGGAACGCACGACTGTGGACCGAACCGTCGCCGACGGTGATCACTGTGGAGGCGGATTCAGCCCGAAGAGGAGTTCGCGCCACCGTATTCCACGGCGAGAACCCCCGGCCGAGTCGCCACCGGATGCCCATTGCGGGTTAACCTGTTTTGCGAGCTGATCAAATCCCTCCCGAAAGGATCCACCCAGTGGTTCTTCGTATTCTCAAGGCCGTTCTGGGCGTTGGAGTCACCGTCGACACTGTTCTCAGCGAGACGACCATCTCCCCCGGTGGGACGCTGCACGGCGAAGTGAAGTTCACCGGTGGCGAGGTGGATCAGAAGGTTGAGGGCATCACGTTGGAGTTCACCGCTCTGGTGGAGAACGACGCCAAGGGCGAATCCCACACCTCCACCTATCATTTCCACCGCGCTCAGGTTTCCGGTCCGTTCCAGTTGGCTCAGGGCTCCACCCACAGCGTCCAGTTCGAGATCCCCGTGCCGTGGGAGACCCCGGTCAACTCGTTGGACGGACGGCCGCTGCCGGGTATGACCCTGGGTGTGTCCACTGAGCTGGCATTGGACAAGGCGTTCGACAAGGGCGACCTCGACCCGTTGACCGTTGAGCCGTTGCCGGTGCAGGCCGCCGCACTGCGCGCCATGGAGACGTTGGGCTTCGTGTTCCAGGTCGCCGACTTGGAGGCGGGCACGATCCCCGGGTCGCACATGCCGTTCTACCAGGAGATCGAGTACTGGCCGTCAGGCGACTTCCGTGACAGTTTCCAGGAGGTCGAGATGACCTTCGTGTCGGGCAAGTCCACCACCGACATCGTGTTGCAGGCCGACGATCGGGGCAGCCTGACCAGTCCCAGCCACGACACCTACCAGCGCTTCACCGTCAACAACGACGAACCGGGCGACCTGGTGGAGCAGTTGCGCGGCCAGTTGCAACAGTTGGCCAGTCGTCGCACCGCCTGACGGCCCGGCCGGTAACTTGGTTCGAGGGGTTCGGCGGTGACACGCCGCCGACCATGTCCAACCGGTTCCGGCCGGCGCACGAACCGCGGTGCCCCGCCGACGCCGGGCCGCCACCCGAACGGGAAGTGAGACGCGATTGATCGGCGACGACCGACTGGACCTGGACGCACGGGTGGATTCCGGTGTCGCACAATTGATCGCCGATCCGGGTCACCCACAGGGGTGGACCCTGGTGGTCAACGACGTCGCGCAGTCCTATGTCGATCTCGCCGATCCGACGCGGCTGCCGATGATGTACGCGAGGCTGCTGGCCGCGGTCGCCGATTCGGCGGGCGCGGCCGCCATGCCCCTGCGGGCCCTGCACCTCGGCGCCGGAGGGTTGACCTTGCCGCGCTACATCGCCGCCACCCGACCGGGCAGTCGTCAAACCGTCGTCGAGATCGATCGTGGACTGGCCGAGTTCGTCCGATACGGCCTGCCGCTGCCACCGGGCGCAGAGATCTCCATCGAACTAGACGACGCCGCCGACGCGATCCTTCGTCAACCGCCCGGCGAATACGGGCTGATCGTCTCCGACATCTATCGGGGCGGTCGGATGCCGGCGGCGGTCGCGGGGGTGCCGTTCGCGGAGCGAGCCGGTGAGTCGTTGGCCCCCGATGGACTGTTCGTCGTCAACGTGCTCGATGCAGTGGGTCTGCTCGGGACCCGGAAAGCGGCGGCGACCCTACGCGTGGTCTTCCCGCACGTCGCGGTGATCGCGACCCCGCCCATGCTCCGTGGTCGCCGCGACGGCAACGTCCTCGTCATCGGGGCCCGGGTTCCGCTTCGGCCGCAACGCATCCTCGCTGCGGCGAATCGACATGACGCCACCGCACGGTCACTGTCCGGTGACGACCTGTCGACCTTCATCGCCGGAACCGCGCCGATCACCGAGTGAGTGGTTCAACTCACCGCCCGGGCCACTGCCCCAAAATCGACCACCGCGCGCCGTCCAGGTGCGGTTTTCCCGCCGTCCAGCCCATGCCCGCCCTTGAGCGGCGTTGATACCGTGTGCCGCAAGGCCGCCGAGCATCACGACAACAGCAACGAGGAGCCGCAGTGGGACTGTTCGACAAAATCCGGGGCGAACTTGTCGACATCATCGAATGGACCGACGACAGTCGAGACACCATAGTGTGGCGGTTTCCTCGTTACGACAACGAGATCAAGATGGGCGCCCAGCTGACGGTGCGCGAGTCGCAGGTCGCGGTGTTCATCAACGAGGGCCAGTTGGCGGACACCTTCACACCGGGTATGCACCGGCTGGAAACCCAGAACATGCCGATTCTGTCCACTTTGAAGGGGTGGAAGCACGGCTTCAGTTCGCCGTTCAAGGCCGAGGTGTACTTCGTCAACACCCGGCAGTTCACCGATATGAAGTGGGGCACCAAGAACCCCATCATCCTGCGCGACCCCGAATTCGGCATGGTTCGCATCCGGGCGTTCGGCGCGTTCTCGATGCGGGTGGTCGACGCCCCGAAACTGCTGCGGGAGCTGGCCGGCACTGACCCGCAGTTCCGCACCGAGGAGGTCGAGGACTACCTACGCCAGATGATCGTGGGCCGCATCGCCAGCGCGCTGGCCCGCGCCGAGGTGCCCATGTTGGACCTGGCCGCGGATCAGCACTCGATCGGTGAACGGCTGGCCCCGCTGCTGTCGGAGGACCTGGCGTCGTACGGTCTGGCGATTCCGAAGTTCATCATCTCCAACATCTCGCTTCCGCCGGAGGTCGAGGCGGCGCTGGACAAACGCACCCAGATGGGAATGCTGGGCGATCTGAACCAGTATTCGCAGTTCCAGGCGGCCAACGCGATGGAGGCCGCCGCCAAGAACCCCAACGGCGGTGCCGGGGAGGGCCTCGGCCTGGGTATGGGGATCGCCGCCGGGCAACAGATGGCACAGGCGCTGTCGCCCCAGCAACAGCAACAGCAACAGCCCGCACCACAGCAGTACGCGCCGCCGCCGGCAGCCCCGGCCCAACCCGGCCCGCCGCCGCTGCCGCAGCAGGACCAGTGGTACATCGGAGTGAACGGACAACAGCTCGGCCCCTTTGACCTGACGGGCCTGGCCGCGCAGGTCAGCGCCGGAAATCTCACGCCGACGACCCTGGTGTGGAAGGCGCAGTTGCCCGCGTGGACGGCCGCCGGTCAGGTACCGGAGTTGGCGCCGGTGCTGTCTAGCGCTCCCCCGCCGCTGCCCCCCGGCTAGCCGCCGGTCCGCGCGGGGACCTTGGTGCCCGCGCGGAATCCCCCGACCCTTTCGTCGGCCGGCCGCACGTTCCACGCCGCAAGCGCCCCGGTCGACGAACACCCGACATCCGATTCCACCGACGACGACCGACATGTGCACCGTGTCGGCCGTGTCGCCCGCGCAGCCCCTGGCACACCCTCCAGTGAGGATTCATGTCCGACCAGACCACCCCCGCCGCCTCCGCCGCGCCACAATCGTTCCCGTGCACCAGCTGTGGCGCGCGAGTCGAGTTCGCTCCGGGAACCAACACATTGCAGTGTCCATATTGTGGACACCAACAGAACATTCAGGCGACCGGTGCTCGCATCCAAGAGCACTCCTTCGCCCAACTCGCGCACAAGCCCCGGCGTTCGGCGCAGCAGATGGCCGCGTATCGCCTGGTGTGTCAACAATGCGGGGCGCACACCGAGAGCTCCGCGCTGTCCCAGAAGTGTCAGTTCTGCGCCGCCCCACTGGTTGCCGACACCTCCGAGGATCACCAGATCGCCCCGGAGGCGGTACTTCCGTTCGCGTTGGACCGCTCCGCGGCACGCGACGCACTGCGTACCTGGGTCAAGTCACGGTGGTTCGCCCCCAACCGGCTGAAGAAGGTCACCGAAGCCGAGTCCACCAAGAGCACCTACGTGCCCCATTGGACATACGACTCCCACACGACCTCCCAGTACCAGGGTGAACGCGGCGACTACTACTACGTGACCGAGACCTACACCGTGACCGTCAACGGCAACACCGAGACCCGTACCCGCCAGGTACGCAAGATTCGGTGGAGTCCGGCGGCCGGCAGAGTCAGCCGGTTCTTCGACGACGTTCTGGTCATCGGCTCACGACACGTCACCCACGAGCAGCTCTCCGAGCTGGAACCCTGGCCGCTCAATCACGCTCAGCCGTATCAACCGACCTATCTGGCCGGACACCACACGCTGCGCTACGACGTCGAACCCGAAGCCGGCTTCGAGGTTGCCAAGCAGAAGATGGCCAAGGTCATCGACGGGGACTGCCGCCGCGACATCGGCGGTGACCAGCAACGGGTTCACCAGGTGAACACCGCCCACGCCAAGACCACCTACAAGTTGATGCTGCTGCCGGTGTGGATCTGCTGCTATCTGTTCGCCGGGAAGAACTGGCAGGTGCTGATCAACGGCCAGACCGGCGAGGTGCAGGGAGCCCGCCCGTACTCGGTCGCCAAGATCGCCACCGCGGTGACCGCGGGTCTGCTGGTCGTCGCGCTGATCATCTTCCTGTTCGTCATCAACGGCAACCCCTGAGGCGGGTCTGGTCGCCGCCGCGCATCTCGGGAGAGTCCG
Proteins encoded:
- a CDS encoding spermidine synthase; the encoded protein is MIGDDRLDLDARVDSGVAQLIADPGHPQGWTLVVNDVAQSYVDLADPTRLPMMYARLLAAVADSAGAAAMPLRALHLGAGGLTLPRYIAATRPGSRQTVVEIDRGLAEFVRYGLPLPPGAEISIELDDAADAILRQPPGEYGLIVSDIYRGGRMPAAVAGVPFAERAGESLAPDGLFVVNVLDAVGLLGTRKAAATLRVVFPHVAVIATPPMLRGRRDGNVLVIGARVPLRPQRILAAANRHDATARSLSGDDLSTFIAGTAPITE
- a CDS encoding sporulation protein, encoding MVLRILKAVLGVGVTVDTVLSETTISPGGTLHGEVKFTGGEVDQKVEGITLEFTALVENDAKGESHTSTYHFHRAQVSGPFQLAQGSTHSVQFEIPVPWETPVNSLDGRPLPGMTLGVSTELALDKAFDKGDLDPLTVEPLPVQAAALRAMETLGFVFQVADLEAGTIPGSHMPFYQEIEYWPSGDFRDSFQEVEMTFVSGKSTTDIVLQADDRGSLTSPSHDTYQRFTVNNDEPGDLVEQLRGQLQQLASRRTA
- a CDS encoding sporulation protein, encoding MVLRKLTAAFAAGVTVDTVLDRSRAVGGDVVQGEVRLTGGRQTHRVQRVVLDLEAVVENSGLSGPQGFFSYEVGSGFELPANGPVTLPFRLSLPWETPISGIAGEPLPGIRLGVATELALEHALDKGDLDPLTVEPPPAQTAALKAVDSLGFAFHKATIVPGALPQSALPFRQKFEYWPTGEFAQAFRVLRVSFYCDDGGAEVYLEVDKYEGDTSTGGRAGSHIHMSHDEGDVIEALRAELRMLASRPGMFG
- a CDS encoding SPFH domain-containing protein, whose amino-acid sequence is MGLFDKIRGELVDIIEWTDDSRDTIVWRFPRYDNEIKMGAQLTVRESQVAVFINEGQLADTFTPGMHRLETQNMPILSTLKGWKHGFSSPFKAEVYFVNTRQFTDMKWGTKNPIILRDPEFGMVRIRAFGAFSMRVVDAPKLLRELAGTDPQFRTEEVEDYLRQMIVGRIASALARAEVPMLDLAADQHSIGERLAPLLSEDLASYGLAIPKFIISNISLPPEVEAALDKRTQMGMLGDLNQYSQFQAANAMEAAAKNPNGGAGEGLGLGMGIAAGQQMAQALSPQQQQQQQPAPQQYAPPPAAPAQPGPPPLPQQDQWYIGVNGQQLGPFDLTGLAAQVSAGNLTPTTLVWKAQLPAWTAAGQVPELAPVLSSAPPPLPPG